A segment of the Hyphomicrobiales bacterium genome:
AGATCGGCGCGGCCAGGCTTTTTCGCGGCCCAGGCGAGAAGCCGCCTGCCGATCGCCGGCGGCATCAGGTCGGAGATTTCGGGAATTCCCGGCTTGAGGAAATCGACGAGCTCAAAGGGCTCGCCGTCGGCAATGCCGTGCTCGGCGCGGATGCGGGCGAATCGTTCAGGCCGCGACTTGAGCTGGGCGACGCGGATGATGTCCTCGTAGCTCATGCGCACCGCCAGATGCCGCGCCAGCTCGCGCAGGAGCGGGCCGTCGTCGCGGAAGCGGTCGAGCCGATCGAGATAGCGCCTGGCGTAGGCAAGCCCCTGATAGTCGACGAGCCGGGCCGCGCCGATGCGCACCATGTCGCGGGCTTCCTCGGGCATCGCCGCGATCCGCGCGGCTAGGCTTTCAGGCGCGGGCGGAGCCTCTTGCCGCGGGGCGGTGCTACCTTGCGGCTCGGCATCCCCACGCGCCATGTCCAAACCGGCCTTGAAGCCGCGCAGATTGGCTTCGCCGCCGCGCCCGGCCTTGATGGCGGCGACATAGTGCTTCTCGTCGACGGGCAGCAGCTCGAGGCCGGCGATGAGGCCGAGCATGACCGCGTTGACGAAAGCCCCTGCCCCGCGGCTAGCCGCTGCCATGTCGCACAGGAACCGGTCGCGGCTCAGCCTTTCCAGCGCCTTGATCATCTGATCGGCGCTGAAGGCTGCGGCCCCGCGCGCCGACTTTTCCGGCACCGTCAGCGCCCGGTGCGTGGAGGCGACGACGAAGGTGCGATCGGGCGTCACGAAGCCGCGCTCGACCATTCGCGCGGCCTCCATCAGCTCGCTCGCCACGACGATATCGACGCCGCCCTCGACCGGCATCAGCGCGAAGACCGGCGCCGCACCGTTCTTGGCCCGTTCAGCCATCTCCAGATAATAGGTGGTGGCGCCGGTGCGCTGGGCGACGCCCGGGATCGACGTCGCCTGCACGGCGAGCCCCTGGGCCTCGGTGGCGGCGACGATCCAGCCGGCGAGAACCCCGCCGCCTTCGCCGCCGAGCGCGGCGATCAAGAGGCGCAGCGTCCCGGTCACGCGGCAACCCGCGACAGGGCCGCGATGGCCCGGTGCCGCGCCCGGTGCACCAACCGTTCGAAGCGCCCGGCATTGTGGATGCGCTCGGCGCGGTAGAAGGACGGGCACAGTCTTGCCGCGTGGGCCATCTCGCCGCACAGGCCGCAGGCGGCGCAATCCTGGTCGACATGGGCGACCGGTTCGCTGCGCAACGGGTCCGGGTTCGGCTTGACGGTGAGCGACGGGCAGCCGGAGAGCGCAATGCAGGAATGATCGCCGGTGCACACATCCTCATCGACGCCGAACCTGGCTTCGCCGACGCGCCGGCCGGCTTTCAAGTCGCGCGCCTTCTCCGCCCCCTCACGGCGCCGGCGCACCAGCATGCACTCGCCGTCGGCGATGATGACCTTGAGGCCTTTTTCCGCCGTGGTCAGGGCGTCCTTCAGCGCCCGCTTCATCTTGGCCACCGAATAGGTCCTGACCGTGCGCAGCCACCTGACGCCGAAGCTCTTCAGCACCTTCTCGATATCGGCGCCCCGGCTTGGCGCGCCGCCGATGGTCTGGTAGGGCGAAGACGGCAGGTCCTGCTGGCCGGTGGCCGCGGAATAGCCGTTCTGCATGATGACGAGCACCCCATCGCCCTTGTTGAACAGGTTGCTCAGCACGCCGGTCTGCAGCCCGTTGTGCCAAAACCCGCCGTCGCCCATGATGGCGATGGGGCGGCGCTCCTGCATAGGCGCCACCGCCGCCATCGAGGCCAGCGACAGCCCGTATCCGAGGATCGAGTTGCCGAGCGAGAAGGGCGGGAAGGTGGCGAAGGAATGGCAGCCGATGTCGCCCGCCACATGCACCTTTCCAAGCTCGCGCTCGACGAGCTTGATGGCGCCGAAGACCGGGCGCTCCGGGCAGCCGGTGCAGAAGCCCGGCGGCCTCGCCGGCAAGGCGGTTTCGAAGGCGGCGGCTCCCTCGCCCGCCGCGCGCGCGACCGTGGCGACGTGCTTTTTCGCGGGCCCAAGATCGAGCTCCTTTGACCGGTAGCGGTCCAGGAAACCGAAAATCCCCTTGGCGACCGCAGCCCCGCCATATTCGCCGGCCGCGGGCAGCAGATCCTTGCCGTGCACCCGCGTTCCGCTGTCGGCATGGCTCAGCATCCGCACGATTTCAAGCTCGATGAAGGCCGGCGAGCCTTCCTCAAAGACCAGCACCGCCTTCTTGCCGCGGCAGAAACGCTCGATCTCGTCGGGCACCAGCGGATGGGTGACGTTGAGGACGTAAAGGTCGATCGCCGCTTTGCCGAAGGCGTCGGCAAGCCCCATCTCGGCAAGCTGGCGCACCACAGTGTTGTAGAGCCCGCCCTGGAGGATCAGGCCGATCTCCCGGTGGCGGCCCTTGAAGACCTCGTTGAGAACGTTCTCGCGGATGAACGTCTGCGCGGCGGGAAGTCGCTCCTCGATCTTTTGCCGCTCTTGCAGGAAGGTGGCCGGCGGGTGACTTACCCGCTCATAGAGGAACTCGGCCGGCTCGGCGAACTTGGTGATCTCGCCGTGCGCCGGCTCGACATTGTCCTTGGCGACGAATTCGCCCTGCACGTGGCAGGCGCGGATGCGAAGCTGCACCATCACCGGCACCT
Coding sequences within it:
- a CDS encoding indolepyruvate oxidoreductase subunit beta family protein — its product is MTGTLRLLIAALGGEGGGVLAGWIVAATEAQGLAVQATSIPGVAQRTGATTYYLEMAERAKNGAAPVFALMPVEGGVDIVVASELMEAARMVERGFVTPDRTFVVASTHRALTVPEKSARGAAAFSADQMIKALERLSRDRFLCDMAAASRGAGAFVNAVMLGLIAGLELLPVDEKHYVAAIKAGRGGEANLRGFKAGLDMARGDAEPQGSTAPRQEAPPAPESLAARIAAMPEEARDMVRIGAARLVDYQGLAYARRYLDRLDRFRDDGPLLRELARHLAVRMSYEDIIRVAQLKSRPERFARIRAEHGIADGEPFELVDFLKPGIPEISDLMPPAIGRRLLAWAAKKPGRADLGPALTLRTTTFSGFMRLWLLARLRFWRRFTLRHSQEQAEIEAWLDLIDEARAADAGFARQVCDLGRLVKGYGDTRRRAVATHDDLVARLVKPALAGTTPARKAADALAGEIRQILTSR
- a CDS encoding indolepyruvate ferredoxin oxidoreductase subunit alpha, with the protein product MERTFDEEIGQLSLGRGEVVRCEGILAVTKALLQSGVSYVGGYQGAPVSHLLDVLVSAKPYMNGLGVHVEACSNEASAAAMLAASINYPVRGAVTWKSIVGTNVASDALSNLASVGVKGGALIILGEDYGEGASVIQERSLAVALKSSIWLVDPRPNLSSMVDLVEKSFGLSEASKVPVMVQLRIRACHVQGEFVAKDNVEPAHGEITKFAEPAEFLYERVSHPPATFLQERQKIEERLPAAQTFIRENVLNEVFKGRHREIGLILQGGLYNTVVRQLAEMGLADAFGKAAIDLYVLNVTHPLVPDEIERFCRGKKAVLVFEEGSPAFIELEIVRMLSHADSGTRVHGKDLLPAAGEYGGAAVAKGIFGFLDRYRSKELDLGPAKKHVATVARAAGEGAAAFETALPARPPGFCTGCPERPVFGAIKLVERELGKVHVAGDIGCHSFATFPPFSLGNSILGYGLSLASMAAVAPMQERRPIAIMGDGGFWHNGLQTGVLSNLFNKGDGVLVIMQNGYSAATGQQDLPSSPYQTIGGAPSRGADIEKVLKSFGVRWLRTVRTYSVAKMKRALKDALTTAEKGLKVIIADGECMLVRRRREGAEKARDLKAGRRVGEARFGVDEDVCTGDHSCIALSGCPSLTVKPNPDPLRSEPVAHVDQDCAACGLCGEMAHAARLCPSFYRAERIHNAGRFERLVHRARHRAIAALSRVAA